One stretch of Arachis duranensis cultivar V14167 chromosome 1, aradu.V14167.gnm2.J7QH, whole genome shotgun sequence DNA includes these proteins:
- the LOC107489538 gene encoding L-ascorbate oxidase homolog produces the protein MKISLALAFLGILGALSVVAEDRYQFFTWEVTYGTIYPLGVPQQGILINGQFPGPTIDGITNDNIVVNVINKLDEKFLITWNGIKQRRTSWQDGVLGTNCPIPPKSNWTYKFQLKDQIGTYTYFPSTKLHKAAGGFGALNIAQRSVISIPYPAPDAEFTLLVGDWYKTNHKVLRRLLDFGKKLPSPDALLINGQRDSAVFTGQAGKTYKFRVSNVGLTTSINFRIQGHSLKLIEVEGAHTLQDTYESLDIHVGQSVAVLVTLNQPVNGYTIIATSRFTPIVLTTTATLQYAGSSSKAPGPLPIAPTDVDWSMKQANSIRLNLTANAARPNPQGSFHYGTIPITRTIILANSEANIHGKLRYAVNGISHMNPLTALKLADWFNIPGVFNLNTISDVPPPAGTPAKLGTSVVGLTLHDFVEIIFQNNEDTIQSWHMDGSSFYAVGYEYGVWTPASRNIYNLADAVPRYTVQVYPKSWSAILVSLDNKGMWNLRSAIWPRQYLGQELYLRVWNNEQSLYTEANIPDNALFCGMAKHLH, from the exons ATGAAGATCTCTTTGGCTCTAGCTTTTCTTGGAATTTTGGGTGCTCTCTCTGTTGTAGCAGAAGATCGCTATCAATTTTTCACATGGGAAGTTACTTATGGAACAATTTACCCTCTTGGGGTTCCTCAACAG GGCATTCTTATCAATGGCCAATTTCCAGGCCCTACAATTGATGGCATCACTAATGACAACATCGTTGTTAATGTCATTAACAAGCTTGACGAGAAATTCCTCATCAcatg gaATGGTATAAAGCAGAGAAGGACATCATGGCAAGATGGAGTATTGGGAACAAATTGCCCAATCCCTCCTAAGAGCAATTGGACATACAAGTTCCAACTGAAAGATCAAATTGGAACATATACATATTTCCCATCAACCAAGCTCCATAAAGCTGCTGGAGGTTTTGGGGCACTTAACATTGCCCAAAGATCTGTTATTTCCATTCCCTACCCTGCTCCTGATGCTGAATTCACCCTTCTTGTTGGTGATTGGTACAAGACCAACCACAAG GTACTAAGGAGACTATTGGACTTTGGCAAGAAACTTCCTTCTCCTGATGCTCTTCTCATCAATGGACAAAGAGATTCCGCTGTCTTTACTGGTCAAGCAG GGAAGACTTACAAATTCAGAGTGTCCAATGTTGGGTTAACAACATCAATCAACTTCAGGATTCAAGGGCACTCATTGAAACTGATTGAAGTTGAAGGTGCTCACACATTACAGGACACATATGAGTCCCTTGATATTCATGTGGGTCAATCAGTGGCGGTTTTGGTCACACTTAACCAGCCTGTGAATGGCTACACCATTATTGCTACTAGCCGCTTCACTCCCATTGTTCTCACCACCACAGCCACTCTTCAATATGCCGGCTCCAGTTCTAAGGCCCCTGGTCCATTGCCCATTGCCCCAACTGATGTAGATTGGTCCATGAAACAAGCCAACTCCATCAG GTTGAATTTGACAGCAAACGCAGCAAGGCCAAATCCTCAAGGATCATTTCACTATGGAACCATCCCTATCACAAGGacaatcatattggcaaatTCTGAAGCAaacatccatggcaagctacgATATGCAGTGAATGGAATCTCCCACATGAATCCACTCACGGCATTGAAGCTTGCTGATTGGTTCAACATTCCAGGAGTGTTCAACCTCAACACTATCAGTGATGTTCCTCCTCCTGCAGGTACCCCTGCCAAATTAGGAACCTCTGTGGTAGGACTTACCCTTCATGACTTCGTAGAAATCATCTTCCAGAACAATGAAGACACAATCCAGTCATGGCACATGGACGGATCTAGCTTCTATGCTGTTGG ATATGAATATGGCGTATGGACACCTGCTAGCAGAAACATTTACAACTTGGCTGATGCGGTTCCAAGATACACTGTTCAG GTGTATCCAAAATCATGGAGTGCCATATTGGTATCTTTGGACAATAAGGGGATGTGGAATTTGAGATCTGCAATTTGGCCAAGGCAATATTTGGGACAGGAATTGTATCTCAGGGTCTGGAACAACGAGCAGAGTCTATACACTGAAGCTAACATCCCTGACAATGCACTCTTCTGTGGCATGGCCAAACACCTCCACTAA
- the LOC107490973 gene encoding autophagy-related protein 101 — MNCEACHLKELEVELFEIREVLRCILHTIVFHRALGLVRPKEVDLELFDITYVQCGEVELEKKIDEKIDQFVCWVEKHPNKKSQICLSFYEVKNKQASWFSNKIERLYWEQWYIYLNVAQHPKGHSNKSHHAKVVDPGEGALEDRNARSAALEASLREVLFQIIKFVNEKKDHVPPIPNLEGAVSFPYEITIPSSSDSAFGMDMIKRMLQTGHPTMLS; from the exons ATGAACTGTGAGGCTTGCCACCTCAAGGAACTG gaAGTAGAGCTCTTTGAGATACGTGAAGTTTTGCGAT GCATACTGCACACTATTGTGTTTCATCGGGCCTTGGGGCTTGTGCGTCCAAAAGAAGTCGACTTGGAGCTTTTCGACATAACTTAC GTGCAATGTGGGGAGGTGGAGCTTGAGAAGAAAATAGATGAAAAGATTGACCAGTTTGTTTGTTGGGTGGAGAAGCATCCAAACAAAAAGAGTCAG ATATGTTTATCTTTCTATGAGGTAAAAAACAAACAGGCATCTTGGTTCAGTAACAAGATTGAACGCCTGTATTGGGAACAATGGTATATTTATCTTAATGTGGCCCAACATCCAAAGGGACATTCTAACAAGTCTCATCATGCCAAAGTTGTTGATCCGGGAG AGGGAGCATTGGAAGATAGAAATGCTCGAAGTGCAGCACTTGAAGCATCGCTTCGTGAGgttttatttcaaataattaaatttgttaatgAGAAGAAGGATCATGTTCCTCCAATTCCAAATCTTGAGGGTGCTGTTTCATTTCCCTATGAAATTACAATTCCCAG TTCCTCAGATTCTGCATTTGGAATGGACATGATCAAGAGGATGCTCCAAACAGGACATCCAACAATGCTAAGTTAA